The following coding sequences are from one Leptolyngbya sp. NIES-3755 window:
- a CDS encoding cobalamin synthase (similar to AA sequence:cyanobase_aa:LBDG_51090), protein MIIQVWNQCLAALTFYTCLPIPTSKNLEFRGIARLAPIVGFAIGGLVGAIDLGLTYVGMPILTRSAIDVAIWLGLTGGLHLDGAMDTADGLAVMNPDRRLEVMADSATGAFGAMAAVVILLLKTVALSEIGQNRFWILIGVAGWGRWGQLVAIAKYPYLKATGKGAFHKESIRSIWEAVPTLILLLGLSWFVHPLMMMGSAIALLVGAWLNWKLGGQTGDTYGAIVEWTEALLLCLLTTI, encoded by the coding sequence ATGATTATTCAAGTCTGGAATCAATGCCTTGCAGCACTTACGTTTTATACGTGTCTGCCGATTCCAACTTCAAAAAATTTAGAGTTTCGTGGGATCGCTCGGCTTGCTCCGATCGTTGGTTTCGCGATCGGCGGTTTGGTTGGTGCGATCGATCTAGGTCTTACTTATGTCGGAATGCCTATCTTGACTCGAAGCGCGATCGATGTAGCGATCTGGCTAGGACTCACAGGCGGTTTGCATCTAGACGGTGCGATGGATACAGCCGATGGATTAGCCGTAATGAATCCCGATCGACGTTTAGAAGTGATGGCAGATAGCGCAACCGGAGCATTCGGAGCAATGGCAGCAGTAGTCATTTTGCTCTTAAAAACCGTGGCTCTGAGTGAGATTGGACAAAATCGATTCTGGATTTTAATTGGAGTTGCGGGATGGGGACGGTGGGGGCAACTGGTCGCGATCGCGAAATATCCTTATCTCAAAGCCACCGGAAAAGGTGCATTCCATAAAGAATCGATTCGATCGATTTGGGAAGCTGTCCCGACTTTAATTCTGTTATTGGGATTGAGTTGGTTTGTTCATCCGCTGATGATGATGGGGAGTGCGATCGCACTTCTAGTCGGGGCTTGGTTGAATTGGAAATTAGGCGGACAGACTGGAGATACTTATGGCGCGATCGTGGAATGGACTGAGGCTCTTTTACTCTGCTTGCTGACTACGATTTAG
- a CDS encoding hypothetical protein (similar to AA sequence:cyanobase_aa:LBDG_20100): protein MTYTTSGTANDLIEAFQQLDVDTQLALFWFIYREMGSSITPAAPGASTVSPAIAEGIFNQIKELPQEEQLNVQRDLVARRNTQLTREYGALGDTTKLLVWYLLAQGMDNQTIIPMPAGYELEEEARGLLDRVKQMEFEQQITFFRDYVAPMGVDPTQEGVIDPETGL from the coding sequence ATGACTTATACAACTTCCGGTACAGCAAATGATTTAATCGAAGCGTTTCAGCAGCTAGATGTAGATACTCAACTGGCTTTGTTCTGGTTTATTTATAGGGAAATGGGGAGTTCGATCACGCCAGCGGCTCCTGGTGCAAGTACAGTGTCGCCTGCGATCGCGGAAGGAATTTTTAATCAAATCAAAGAACTGCCTCAGGAAGAACAGTTGAACGTGCAGCGGGATTTGGTTGCGCGTCGAAATACGCAATTGACTCGCGAATATGGCGCATTGGGCGATACGACGAAATTGCTGGTTTGGTATTTGTTGGCGCAAGGAATGGACAATCAGACGATCATTCCGATGCCAGCAGGATATGAATTGGAAGAAGAGGCACGGGGATTGCTCGATCGAGTGAAACAAATGGAATTCGAGCAACAGATTACGTTCTTTAGAGATTATGTTGCACCGATGGGCGTTGATCCGACTCAGGAAGGCGTGATTGACCCTGAGACTGGACTGTAA
- a CDS encoding ion transport protein (similar to AA sequence:cyanobase_aa:LBDG_51100) has product MSPIQHFFCMLPLREKVAFYLEDIDTPIGKGINLFITGLVLVSSGIFIAETYKIPIEVREILDTIENVILAIFVIEYVLRIWCAERRLQFVFSLYSIIDLLSIAPFLTGTNVGYLRIFRWFRILRLIRFIQGKTIFGYVSSEDSAIFTRILFTIFSIIFVFSGLIYQVEHPTNSKFGTFLDAVYFSVSTISTAGLGDITPTSEWGRFLTILMVLTGIVLIPWQLGDLIKRLVKTADQIQIICSNCGLAFHDSDAYYCKNCGACLNRSQQAE; this is encoded by the coding sequence ATGTCTCCGATCCAGCATTTTTTTTGTATGTTGCCACTCCGCGAAAAAGTTGCGTTTTATCTTGAGGATATTGATACACCGATCGGAAAAGGAATCAATCTTTTTATTACCGGATTAGTTCTTGTTTCTTCTGGGATCTTTATCGCAGAAACTTATAAGATTCCGATTGAAGTTAGAGAAATTCTGGATACGATCGAGAACGTAATCCTCGCAATTTTCGTAATCGAATATGTTCTAAGAATCTGGTGTGCTGAGCGGAGACTACAATTCGTTTTCAGCTTGTATTCGATTATTGATTTATTGTCGATCGCGCCTTTCTTAACTGGTACAAATGTCGGTTATCTTAGAATATTTCGCTGGTTCAGAATTCTCAGATTAATCAGATTTATCCAAGGTAAAACAATTTTCGGATACGTAAGTAGCGAAGACAGTGCAATTTTCACTCGAATTCTTTTCACTATTTTCTCGATTATTTTTGTATTCTCTGGTCTAATTTATCAAGTCGAACACCCGACTAATTCTAAGTTTGGTACGTTCTTAGATGCGGTTTATTTCTCAGTTTCAACGATCTCAACTGCTGGACTTGGAGACATTACACCCACCTCAGAGTGGGGAAGGTTTTTGACGATTTTAATGGTTTTAACGGGAATCGTACTCATTCCCTGGCAACTTGGAGATTTAATCAAACGATTAGTCAAAACGGCTGATCAAATTCAAATCATTTGTTCAAATTGCGGTTTAGCCTTTCACGATTCAGATGCTTACTATTGTAAAAATTGTGGTGCATGTCTAAATCGTAGTCAGCAAGCAGAGTAA
- a CDS encoding nucleoside-diphosphate-sugar pyrophosphorylase (similar to AA sequence:cyanobase_aa:LBDG_51110), translating into MKAMILAAGKGTRVRPITYTIPKPMIPILQKPVMEFLLELLRQHGFDEIMVNVSHLANEIESYFKDGQRFGVQIGYSFEGRIVEGELVGEAVGSAGGMKRIQDFSPFFDDTFVVLCGDALIDLDLTAAVKWHREKGSIATVIMKTVDRSEVSSYGVVVTDEDGRIKTFQEKPSVEEALSTNINTGIYIFEPEVLDYVPSGVEFDIGSELFPKLVEMGAPFYGLPMDFEWVDIGKVPDYWQAVRGVLNGEVKNVSVPGREVKPGIFTGLNVSVNWNKVDIQGPVYIGSMTCIEDGAKIVGPAMIGHNCWICSGATVDNSVIFEWSRLGPGVRLVDKLVFGRYCVDKTGATIDVQAASLDWLITDTRHEVPSHPAAEHQAIAELLNIDTKVAT; encoded by the coding sequence ATGAAAGCCATGATTCTGGCGGCAGGGAAAGGTACACGAGTTCGTCCCATTACGTATACGATTCCCAAGCCGATGATTCCGATCCTGCAAAAGCCTGTGATGGAGTTTTTGCTGGAGTTGCTGCGTCAACACGGCTTTGACGAGATCATGGTCAATGTCAGCCACTTGGCAAATGAGATCGAAAGCTATTTCAAAGATGGGCAACGCTTTGGAGTCCAGATTGGCTATTCGTTTGAAGGACGGATCGTGGAGGGCGAACTTGTCGGCGAAGCGGTCGGCTCGGCGGGCGGGATGAAGCGAATCCAGGATTTTTCGCCGTTTTTTGATGACACGTTTGTAGTGCTGTGCGGCGATGCGCTGATTGATTTGGATTTAACGGCTGCGGTGAAGTGGCACAGAGAGAAGGGATCGATCGCAACGGTGATTATGAAGACTGTCGATCGCTCTGAGGTTTCGAGCTATGGCGTTGTGGTGACGGACGAAGACGGCAGGATTAAAACATTTCAAGAAAAACCGTCTGTCGAAGAAGCCTTGAGCACGAATATCAATACTGGGATTTACATTTTTGAACCCGAAGTCCTTGATTACGTTCCGTCAGGCGTTGAATTTGATATTGGGAGCGAACTGTTTCCCAAATTGGTGGAAATGGGTGCGCCGTTCTATGGATTGCCAATGGACTTTGAATGGGTAGACATTGGGAAAGTGCCGGACTACTGGCAAGCAGTTCGCGGTGTGCTGAATGGTGAAGTGAAAAATGTGTCAGTTCCTGGTCGTGAAGTGAAACCTGGCATTTTTACTGGGCTGAATGTTTCGGTGAACTGGAATAAGGTCGATATTCAAGGTCCGGTTTATATCGGCAGCATGACCTGTATCGAAGATGGTGCGAAGATTGTTGGACCTGCGATGATTGGGCACAATTGCTGGATTTGCAGTGGCGCAACGGTTGATAACAGTGTGATCTTTGAATGGTCGCGATTGGGTCCGGGTGTGCGACTGGTCGATAAATTGGTGTTTGGTCGATATTGCGTCGATAAGACGGGAGCCACGATCGATGTTCAAGCCGCGTCTTTGGATTGGTTGATTACGGATACGCGGCATGAAGTTCCCTCTCATCCAGCAGCGGAACATCAAGCGATCGCGGAATTGTTGAATATTGACACAAAAGTGGCAACCTAA
- a CDS encoding tetratricopeptide TPR_1 repeat-containing protein (similar to AA sequence:cyanobase_aa:LBDG_54400) codes for MALGQKTSDERVGNLVHRHGEDGMNARTFLDGNKSRQGRTNLAGISGASRRRSPKVDRSSKLSRPQTVWLDPVAQDRLLRQQSLADAKQGHYLEAIAGLTILIDRNPENATDYNNRGLVHYQCGHLEAAIEDYNAAIQLNPKLASAYNNRANYYAAQGQLMEAIDDYEMAIDLDPTNIRAWLNQGITYRDLEMYDEAIENFEHALQIKELLSPTLDDNSTLEAHIYGARGRAHHLAGDWNYAIADYRRALDRTSELDVSVKRMRSQVTRWMQELTN; via the coding sequence ATGGCACTTGGACAGAAAACATCTGATGAGCGAGTCGGTAATTTAGTTCATAGACATGGTGAGGATGGTATGAACGCTCGGACTTTTTTAGACGGCAACAAATCGAGACAAGGTAGAACCAACTTAGCTGGCATTTCTGGGGCGAGTCGCCGTCGCTCTCCGAAAGTCGATCGCTCTTCTAAGCTATCTCGACCCCAAACGGTCTGGCTTGATCCAGTGGCTCAAGATCGCTTACTGCGTCAACAGTCTCTAGCTGATGCCAAACAAGGTCACTATCTAGAAGCGATCGCAGGTTTAACAATTTTGATCGATCGCAATCCCGAAAATGCAACCGACTACAATAATCGGGGTTTAGTCCACTACCAATGTGGTCATTTGGAAGCTGCAATCGAGGACTATAACGCCGCCATTCAACTCAATCCAAAACTTGCAAGTGCTTATAACAATCGCGCCAATTACTACGCGGCTCAAGGGCAATTGATGGAAGCGATCGACGATTACGAAATGGCGATCGATCTTGATCCAACAAACATTCGTGCTTGGTTGAATCAAGGCATCACGTATCGCGATTTAGAAATGTACGACGAAGCGATCGAGAATTTTGAACACGCTTTGCAGATTAAAGAATTGCTTTCACCGACTTTAGATGACAATTCCACGTTAGAAGCTCATATCTACGGAGCACGAGGAAGAGCGCATCATTTGGCAGGGGATTGGAATTATGCGATCGCGGATTATCGACGCGCCTTGGATCGCACCTCGGAATTGGATGTATCGGTCAAGAGAATGCGATCGCAAGTCACCCGCTGGATGCAGGAATTAACGAATTGA